The following proteins come from a genomic window of Populus nigra chromosome 6, ddPopNigr1.1, whole genome shotgun sequence:
- the LOC133697377 gene encoding ACT domain-containing protein ACR12-like isoform X1 translates to MAFANSLLSSSSSPSQIPHGSKDFNSTPLIISPHERSAFTFSPIRNKFSELGIGVIGSSRKKNILYASVNDLNASASSTSLKSEQDADSVPMPVVLIDQDSDSDATIVQLSFGDRLGALIDTDHQGYLQMPAYDCYFQEMNALKHLGLDVAKGTVLTDGPVKQTKFFITRLDTGRKVEDPDMLERIRLTIINNLLKYHPESSERLAMGEAFGIKAPEKKLDVDITTHVHVKEDGPKRSLLCIETADRPGLLVEIIKIIADVNIDVESAEIDTEGLVAKDKFHVSYRGAALTSSLSQVLVNCLRYYLRRPETDIDSY, encoded by the exons ATGGCCTTCGCTAACAgtctcctctcttcttcttcttcaccctCTCAAATTCCCCATGGATCTAAAGATTTCAATTCGACTCCTCTAATCATTTCTCCTCATGAGCGGTCCGCTTTCACTTTCTCTCCGATTCGTAACAAATTTTCCGAGCTTGGAATTGGAGTAATCGGTTCCTCGAGGAAAAA GAACATTTTATATGCTTCGGTCAATGATTTGAATGCATCGGCAAGTTCAACCTCACTG AAATCTGAGCAGGATGCTGATTCAGTTCCCATGCCAGTAGTTCTGATAGATCAAGATTCAGATTCTGATGCAACAATTGTGCAACTCAGCTTTGGAGATCGTCTTGGAGCTCTTATTGATACG GACCATCAGGGGTACCTCCAAATGCCTGCATATGACTGCTATTTTCAAGAA ATGAATGCCCTGAAACATTTGGGATTGGATGTGGCAAAGGGAACTGTTCTCACTGATGGACCAGTCAAACAAACTAAGTTTTTCATTACACGATT GGACACTGGTCGCAAGGTTGAAGATCCTGATATGCTAGAGAGAATTCGACTTACCATCATCAACAATCTTTTGAAGTACCATCCA GAATCTAGTGAGCGACTTGCTATGGGTGAGGCTTTTGGAATAAAAGCTCCAGAGAAAAAG CTTGATGTTGATATTACAACTCATGTGCATGTCAAAGAAGACGGACCTAAGAGGAG ctTGCTCTGCATCGAGACAGCAGATCGACCTGGATTACTTGTagaaataatcaaaatcatTGCTGATGTCAATATTGATGTCGAATCTGCAGAGATTGATACAGAG GGACTAGTTGCCAAAGACAAATTTCATGTCAGCTACAGAGGGGCAGCATTGACCAGCTCCCTGTCTCAG GTCCTAGTGAACTGTTTGCGTTACTACCTTCGGAGGCCTGAAACAGATATTGATAGTTATTAG
- the LOC133697377 gene encoding ACT domain-containing protein ACR12-like isoform X2 produces MAFANSLLSSSSSPSQIPHGSKDFNSTPLIISPHERSAFTFSPIRNKFSELGIGVIGSSRKKNILYASVNDLNASASSTSLDADSVPMPVVLIDQDSDSDATIVQLSFGDRLGALIDTDHQGYLQMPAYDCYFQEMNALKHLGLDVAKGTVLTDGPVKQTKFFITRLDTGRKVEDPDMLERIRLTIINNLLKYHPESSERLAMGEAFGIKAPEKKLDVDITTHVHVKEDGPKRSLLCIETADRPGLLVEIIKIIADVNIDVESAEIDTEGLVAKDKFHVSYRGAALTSSLSQVLVNCLRYYLRRPETDIDSY; encoded by the exons ATGGCCTTCGCTAACAgtctcctctcttcttcttcttcaccctCTCAAATTCCCCATGGATCTAAAGATTTCAATTCGACTCCTCTAATCATTTCTCCTCATGAGCGGTCCGCTTTCACTTTCTCTCCGATTCGTAACAAATTTTCCGAGCTTGGAATTGGAGTAATCGGTTCCTCGAGGAAAAA GAACATTTTATATGCTTCGGTCAATGATTTGAATGCATCGGCAAGTTCAACCTCACTG GATGCTGATTCAGTTCCCATGCCAGTAGTTCTGATAGATCAAGATTCAGATTCTGATGCAACAATTGTGCAACTCAGCTTTGGAGATCGTCTTGGAGCTCTTATTGATACG GACCATCAGGGGTACCTCCAAATGCCTGCATATGACTGCTATTTTCAAGAA ATGAATGCCCTGAAACATTTGGGATTGGATGTGGCAAAGGGAACTGTTCTCACTGATGGACCAGTCAAACAAACTAAGTTTTTCATTACACGATT GGACACTGGTCGCAAGGTTGAAGATCCTGATATGCTAGAGAGAATTCGACTTACCATCATCAACAATCTTTTGAAGTACCATCCA GAATCTAGTGAGCGACTTGCTATGGGTGAGGCTTTTGGAATAAAAGCTCCAGAGAAAAAG CTTGATGTTGATATTACAACTCATGTGCATGTCAAAGAAGACGGACCTAAGAGGAG ctTGCTCTGCATCGAGACAGCAGATCGACCTGGATTACTTGTagaaataatcaaaatcatTGCTGATGTCAATATTGATGTCGAATCTGCAGAGATTGATACAGAG GGACTAGTTGCCAAAGACAAATTTCATGTCAGCTACAGAGGGGCAGCATTGACCAGCTCCCTGTCTCAG GTCCTAGTGAACTGTTTGCGTTACTACCTTCGGAGGCCTGAAACAGATATTGATAGTTATTAG
- the LOC133697377 gene encoding ACT domain-containing protein ACR12-like isoform X3 gives MAFANSLLSSSSSPSQIPHGSKDFNSTPLIISPHERSAFTFSPIRNKFSELGIGVIGSSRKKNILYASVNDLNASASSTSLKSEQDADSVPMPVVLIDQDSDSDATIVQLSFGDRLGALIDTMNALKHLGLDVAKGTVLTDGPVKQTKFFITRLDTGRKVEDPDMLERIRLTIINNLLKYHPESSERLAMGEAFGIKAPEKKLDVDITTHVHVKEDGPKRSLLCIETADRPGLLVEIIKIIADVNIDVESAEIDTEGLVAKDKFHVSYRGAALTSSLSQVLVNCLRYYLRRPETDIDSY, from the exons ATGGCCTTCGCTAACAgtctcctctcttcttcttcttcaccctCTCAAATTCCCCATGGATCTAAAGATTTCAATTCGACTCCTCTAATCATTTCTCCTCATGAGCGGTCCGCTTTCACTTTCTCTCCGATTCGTAACAAATTTTCCGAGCTTGGAATTGGAGTAATCGGTTCCTCGAGGAAAAA GAACATTTTATATGCTTCGGTCAATGATTTGAATGCATCGGCAAGTTCAACCTCACTG AAATCTGAGCAGGATGCTGATTCAGTTCCCATGCCAGTAGTTCTGATAGATCAAGATTCAGATTCTGATGCAACAATTGTGCAACTCAGCTTTGGAGATCGTCTTGGAGCTCTTATTGATACG ATGAATGCCCTGAAACATTTGGGATTGGATGTGGCAAAGGGAACTGTTCTCACTGATGGACCAGTCAAACAAACTAAGTTTTTCATTACACGATT GGACACTGGTCGCAAGGTTGAAGATCCTGATATGCTAGAGAGAATTCGACTTACCATCATCAACAATCTTTTGAAGTACCATCCA GAATCTAGTGAGCGACTTGCTATGGGTGAGGCTTTTGGAATAAAAGCTCCAGAGAAAAAG CTTGATGTTGATATTACAACTCATGTGCATGTCAAAGAAGACGGACCTAAGAGGAG ctTGCTCTGCATCGAGACAGCAGATCGACCTGGATTACTTGTagaaataatcaaaatcatTGCTGATGTCAATATTGATGTCGAATCTGCAGAGATTGATACAGAG GGACTAGTTGCCAAAGACAAATTTCATGTCAGCTACAGAGGGGCAGCATTGACCAGCTCCCTGTCTCAG GTCCTAGTGAACTGTTTGCGTTACTACCTTCGGAGGCCTGAAACAGATATTGATAGTTATTAG
- the LOC133697377 gene encoding ACT domain-containing protein ACR12-like isoform X4 gives MAFANSLLSSSSSPSQIPHGSKDFNSTPLIISPHERSAFTFSPIRNKFSELGIGVIGSSRKKNILYASVNDLNASASSTSLDADSVPMPVVLIDQDSDSDATIVQLSFGDRLGALIDTMNALKHLGLDVAKGTVLTDGPVKQTKFFITRLDTGRKVEDPDMLERIRLTIINNLLKYHPESSERLAMGEAFGIKAPEKKLDVDITTHVHVKEDGPKRSLLCIETADRPGLLVEIIKIIADVNIDVESAEIDTEGLVAKDKFHVSYRGAALTSSLSQVLVNCLRYYLRRPETDIDSY, from the exons ATGGCCTTCGCTAACAgtctcctctcttcttcttcttcaccctCTCAAATTCCCCATGGATCTAAAGATTTCAATTCGACTCCTCTAATCATTTCTCCTCATGAGCGGTCCGCTTTCACTTTCTCTCCGATTCGTAACAAATTTTCCGAGCTTGGAATTGGAGTAATCGGTTCCTCGAGGAAAAA GAACATTTTATATGCTTCGGTCAATGATTTGAATGCATCGGCAAGTTCAACCTCACTG GATGCTGATTCAGTTCCCATGCCAGTAGTTCTGATAGATCAAGATTCAGATTCTGATGCAACAATTGTGCAACTCAGCTTTGGAGATCGTCTTGGAGCTCTTATTGATACG ATGAATGCCCTGAAACATTTGGGATTGGATGTGGCAAAGGGAACTGTTCTCACTGATGGACCAGTCAAACAAACTAAGTTTTTCATTACACGATT GGACACTGGTCGCAAGGTTGAAGATCCTGATATGCTAGAGAGAATTCGACTTACCATCATCAACAATCTTTTGAAGTACCATCCA GAATCTAGTGAGCGACTTGCTATGGGTGAGGCTTTTGGAATAAAAGCTCCAGAGAAAAAG CTTGATGTTGATATTACAACTCATGTGCATGTCAAAGAAGACGGACCTAAGAGGAG ctTGCTCTGCATCGAGACAGCAGATCGACCTGGATTACTTGTagaaataatcaaaatcatTGCTGATGTCAATATTGATGTCGAATCTGCAGAGATTGATACAGAG GGACTAGTTGCCAAAGACAAATTTCATGTCAGCTACAGAGGGGCAGCATTGACCAGCTCCCTGTCTCAG GTCCTAGTGAACTGTTTGCGTTACTACCTTCGGAGGCCTGAAACAGATATTGATAGTTATTAG
- the LOC133697378 gene encoding germin-like protein subfamily 3 member 2, whose translation MALMVAVLFAVLLQGYVSLASDPDPVRDFCLANTDSATNIPCKNSSDATVEDFIFSGIKSHGKFSETGLASIPVNVNNFPGLNTLGMSLVRADFEAGGVNVPHFHPRATEVAYVLEGKIYSGFVDTQNKVFAKVLEKGEVMVFPKGLVHFQMNVGDKPATIVGSFNSENPGSMKIPTAVFGCGIKEELLEKAFGLKGKDISKVRKKFLSC comes from the coding sequence ATGGCCTTAATGGTGGCAGTCTTATTTGCCGTTCTCCTTCAAGGTTATGTGTCCTTGGCTTCTGATCCCGATCCAGTTCGTGACTTCTGCTTAGCCAATACTGATTCTGCAACCAACATCCCCTGCAAGAACTCATCGGATGCCACAGTAGAGGATTTCATATTTTCTGGGATCAAATCTCATGGAAAATTCAGTGAAACGGGGCTAGCATCGATTCCTGTCAACGTGAATAACTTCCCGGGCCTAAACACACTAGGCATGTCACTTGTTCGTGCAGATTTTGAAGCTGGTGGTGTCAATGTGCCTCATTTCCATCCAAGAGCAACAGAGGTTGCGTATGTGCTTGAGGGGAAGATTTATTCAGGATTTGTCGACACGCAGAACAAAGTTTTTGCTAAAGTGCTTGAAAAAGGTGAGGTCATGGTGTTTCCAAAGGGTCTGGTACACTTCCAGATGAATGTTGGAGATAAACCAGCAACTATTGTGGGCAGTTTTAATAGCGAAAATCCTGGATCGATGAAGATTCCTACTGCGGTATTCGGATGTGGAATCAAGGAAGAGCTTTTGGAGAAGGCTTTTGGGTTGAAGGGCAAGGACATCTCCAAGGTGAGGAAAAAGTTTCTTTCGTGTTAG